In Sulfuricurvum sp., the sequence AGATTTTCAATATTTCGCATCATGGACAGAGCACTTCGGCTCGTCATCTGAACGTATTCCAGCTGCCATGAACTTAGAGGCGAGCTTTTGAGCAGGTCGCTGAAACCGATAATAGCATTCATCGGTGTTCGGAATTCATGAGAAATATTGGTCAGGAATTTCTTTTTGAAATCTTCAAAATAACGTTCTGCAGCACGTGCTCTCTCAATAATCGAGGTATCTCGGAAAACAACACCAACCATCGGAAAGTTATCCAGCACAATCGTTTCTGATTTTACTGAAACATCGTACGTCACTCCACCAGCATTGATTTTACCCCGATAGTTCCCGGATTGTGAGAGAAGAAAAGTGAGATTGACCCCCTGCGGTTCAAACCACTCATTTAGCGGAGCAATAGCATCAAGTGCTTTTGTTCCTAAAAATTCCATCAACAAGTCATTGCATCCAATCAATGATCCTGAAATATCCGCATAAATCATCGGATCAGAATGTAATTGGGCACACGAAGTGAGCAACGTTACTACAGAAGCGTGATCCTTTGTGAAGCTTTCTAAGTAAATCATCTTCGTTCCTTATGCACTTACGTGTAAATATTTGTGAAGAATATATTCAAGTTTTTCACGAGTAAGCGGTTTGGAAAGGTAATCATCCAATCCGCGTCCTAAAATATACTCGCGATCTCCTTCCATAGCCAGTGCGGTTAATGCGATAATTGGCATTCGTCCAACGCGCGTCGGCCCTTCTGCGGCCTTGATCTCTTGGGTAGCCAAAATACCGTCTTTGATCGGCATATCAATATCCATAAAGACGATATCAAACCTATGTTCTTGACAACTCTCTACCGCTTCATCTCCATTCGAGACAGCTGTTACAGCGATCCCATACTCTTTAAGCAGCAATTTAATCAAACGCTGATTGATTAAATTGTCCTCAACGACCAGTGCACTCACCCCCTGCTGAATTTGTGGGGCAACAGCCGGAGTCTCTTTCTGAAGACCTAACACATCCACTAAATGCTCCAATAATGTGGTCGGCAATAGCGGTTTGGAAAGAGACGTATCAATCAGATGAAGCATTTTTGCCTGAAGCCGTTCATGTTCTTCCAGCAACAAGACCGTTTTACATGTCCGTTGCATCCGTGCAAGCGGCATCGTCCAGTCGCTTTTTTCCTGTGAAGCAATAATATAAACCACTTCTACATCCGAAAAAATGGATTCATCTACCATTTGTGTTTTCGTGACACTAACTCCGAAACTGCGTAAATAGTTGGTTAGATGGTTGGCGTCATCGAGGCGTTTATCATCAACAAGGACTACTTTGACACTATGGGCGTTGATCATTTGCATCGCATGATCGGAAGATCCGTCCAAGGTCAATGCAAAGCTAAACGATGAGCCGCGCCCTTCATCACTGGTGATTTTGAGTTCACCCCCCATCAGGGAAATAAGACCATGAGACAGACTCAAACCGACACCCAAACGGCTATCGGCATGATCGCCCGAAACAAACGGACGGGTAATATAACTCAGATCGGACTTACTGATCCCTTTTCCCGTATCTTTGACCATAAAACCGATATTGCACGTTCCCGTCGTATTGCGTTTGAGAAGCTTTACCTCAACCGTAATACGTCCACCCTGCGGAGTAAATTTCAATGCGTTATTGTAAAGGTTATTGATGACTTGTTTAATTTTACGGATATCGCCGCTTGTGTAGGTCGGAAGTTTCGGGTCAATAAAAAATGAAACATTGACTCCTTTATCCCCTGCCATCGAAACAGCTCCTCGAGCGAGTTCTTCCATCTCGGCAACAATATTAAATTCACTTTTGCTGACGTTCAAACGGCCGTTTTGCATTTGGGCCAAATCAAGCAGATTTTCGATATTTGACATCAGACTGCGCGCTGAACCCTGTACCGAATGGATATATTCCAGTTGTGTATCGCTCGGAGATGTTTTAGACAAAAGTTCGATAAACCCTAAGATACCGTTCATCGGAGTACGGAATTCATGTCCGATATTGGCTAGAAACTTCGTTTTGAGCTGTTCAACTTTGACTATTTCAGCCTTCAGATCCACAAGGGCACTCTGATCTTCCAGCCGCAACAGATAAAGATCCGTTCCGCTTTCTTGGATTAATGTGGATGTTGCCGACATTGTGTGCATTTTTCCCGAAGGATCTCGAATAGTAAGCCCATACCCTTTCGGAAAATGGGTTCGTAGATAGTCCAGCCAGCTTTTATCAAATTCGGTAAATACCTCTTCATCTTCATGATCAAAAAGCTCACGGATACTCTCATGATTGTTACGTAATTGTTCGATCGTTTGGAGGGGTACCAAATCAAAAAAAGCTTTATTTGCTCCGATCCATCCGTTCTCTTTTGTAAAGAAAAGCAATGCGGCGGTATCCGTGTCCAAAACCCTGTAAAAAAGCTCTTTATTGATACTTTGATCACCTACCTCTGCAAAACGATGCTCGTCTTTCGTAAAAAGTTTTTTAATGAATTGTAGTAACCCCAAAGTTGTCCCCTGAATTAATTTGCATGGAAATTAGTTATTGTAACACAAAATCTTCATACTCATGTTTTTTTTTCGGGTCGTGATACAATACGCATAAAAATTATGGGCAGTCTGAATGAAAAAAGCGACCAGAAAAGAGATAGAAGCTATTAAAGCGGCTCTCTTGGAACGATATTCCGATGCGGTAACGGAACTAAGCTACGCAAACGCGTATGAGTTAGTCATTGCCGTGGCTCTATCCGCTCAATGTACCGACAAACGGGTCAACCTCATCACTCCGGCATTATTTGAAGCATATCCAACCCCAAGAGATCTGGCAAATGCCGATATTGAAGACGTAAAAAAAATCATTCAAAGCTGCTCGTTTTTTAATAACAAAGCGATTAATCTCATCGCAATGGCGAAAAGGGTTGTTGACGTTTACGGAGGAGAAATTCCGCTCGATGAGAAAGAGTTGGTGACGTTAGCCGGAGTAGGTCAAAAGACCGCACATGTTGTCCTTATCGAATACACGCAAGCCAACTTGATGGCGGTTGACAC encodes:
- a CDS encoding response regulator encodes the protein MGLLQFIKKLFTKDEHRFAEVGDQSINKELFYRVLDTDTAALLFFTKENGWIGANKAFFDLVPLQTIEQLRNNHESIRELFDHEDEEVFTEFDKSWLDYLRTHFPKGYGLTIRDPSGKMHTMSATSTLIQESGTDLYLLRLEDQSALVDLKAEIVKVEQLKTKFLANIGHEFRTPMNGILGFIELLSKTSPSDTQLEYIHSVQGSARSLMSNIENLLDLAQMQNGRLNVSKSEFNIVAEMEELARGAVSMAGDKGVNVSFFIDPKLPTYTSGDIRKIKQVINNLYNNALKFTPQGGRITVEVKLLKRNTTGTCNIGFMVKDTGKGISKSDLSYITRPFVSGDHADSRLGVGLSLSHGLISLMGGELKITSDEGRGSSFSFALTLDGSSDHAMQMINAHSVKVVLVDDKRLDDANHLTNYLRSFGVSVTKTQMVDESIFSDVEVVYIIASQEKSDWTMPLARMQRTCKTVLLLEEHERLQAKMLHLIDTSLSKPLLPTTLLEHLVDVLGLQKETPAVAPQIQQGVSALVVEDNLINQRLIKLLLKEYGIAVTAVSNGDEAVESCQEHRFDIVFMDIDMPIKDGILATQEIKAAEGPTRVGRMPIIALTALAMEGDREYILGRGLDDYLSKPLTREKLEYILHKYLHVSA
- the nth gene encoding endonuclease III, whose translation is MKKATRKEIEAIKAALLERYSDAVTELSYANAYELVIAVALSAQCTDKRVNLITPALFEAYPTPRDLANADIEDVKKIIQSCSFFNNKAINLIAMAKRVVDVYGGEIPLDEKELVTLAGVGQKTAHVVLIEYTQANLMAVDTHVFRVSHRLGLSDDFTAISTEETLVKKFKTNLHQLHQGLVLFGRYICTAKNPKCDSECFLREFCKSTDSFKPR